In Phaeobacter inhibens DSM 16374, the following proteins share a genomic window:
- the gatC gene encoding Asp-tRNA(Asn)/Glu-tRNA(Gln) amidotransferase subunit GatC, translated as MSIDQSTAAKVAKLARIKVEEDALPALADEFNTILGFIEQLNEVDVEGVEPMTSVTPQRLKRRVDEVTDGSQQDKILANAPDAREGFFAVPKVVE; from the coding sequence ATGTCGATTGACCAAAGCACCGCCGCCAAGGTGGCCAAACTGGCCCGTATCAAGGTCGAAGAGGACGCGCTGCCCGCTCTGGCAGATGAGTTCAATACCATCCTCGGCTTTATCGAGCAGCTGAACGAGGTGGACGTCGAAGGCGTCGAGCCGATGACCTCCGTGACACCACAGCGCCTGAAACGTCGGGTGGATGAGGTCACGGACGGCAGTCAGCAGGACAAGATCCTCGCCAATGCTCCCGATGCCCGCGAAGGCTTTTTCGCAGTGCCCAAGGTGGTTGAATAA
- the gatA gene encoding Asp-tRNA(Asn)/Glu-tRNA(Gln) amidotransferase subunit GatA, protein MTELNKLTLSDARDALRKGETTSVELTEACLKAIDAADALNAFVHKTPEIALERAKAADARIKAGDAPAMCGLPIGIKDLFCTKGVASQAASGILEGFKPEYESTVSQQLQDSGAVMLGKLNMDEFAMGSSNETSVYGNAVSPWRRGNDTAELTPGGSSGGSASAVAADLCLAATGTDTGGSIRQPAAFTGITGIKPTYGRCSRWGVVAFASSLDQAGPMTKSVRDAAMMLEAMCGHDPKDSTSADLAVPNFEAMLTGDIKGKKIGIPREYRMDGMPAEIEKLWSEGAEMLRAAGAEIVDISLPHTKYALPAYYVIAPAEASSNLARYDGVRYGQRATLEAGDGITEMYEKTRAAGFGHEVQRRVMVGTYVLSAGFYDAYYNRARKVRTLIKKDFEDVFAQGIDAILTPATPSAAFGLGEMIDADPVQMYLNDVFTVTVNLAGLPGISVPAGVDAQGLPLGLQLIGRPWEEGDLLNTAYALEEAAGFVAKPGHWW, encoded by the coding sequence ATGACCGAACTGAACAAACTCACCCTGTCCGACGCCCGTGACGCCCTGCGCAAGGGCGAAACAACCTCTGTCGAGCTGACCGAGGCCTGCCTGAAAGCCATTGATGCCGCTGATGCGTTGAATGCCTTCGTGCATAAGACGCCCGAAATCGCGCTGGAGCGCGCCAAGGCAGCAGATGCACGGATCAAGGCGGGCGATGCGCCTGCCATGTGTGGCCTGCCGATCGGCATCAAGGATCTGTTCTGCACCAAAGGTGTCGCCAGCCAGGCTGCTTCCGGCATTCTGGAGGGCTTCAAGCCCGAGTATGAATCCACTGTATCGCAGCAGCTTCAGGACTCCGGCGCGGTGATGCTGGGCAAGCTGAACATGGACGAATTCGCCATGGGCTCGTCCAATGAAACCTCCGTCTATGGTAACGCGGTCAGCCCCTGGCGGCGCGGCAATGATACTGCCGAGCTGACACCGGGTGGCTCCTCCGGCGGGTCCGCATCTGCCGTGGCAGCTGATCTGTGCCTCGCGGCAACTGGCACCGACACCGGCGGTTCGATTCGCCAGCCTGCGGCCTTTACCGGTATCACCGGCATCAAACCCACCTACGGGCGCTGCTCGCGCTGGGGTGTGGTGGCCTTTGCCTCATCGCTGGATCAGGCCGGCCCGATGACCAAATCGGTGCGCGACGCGGCAATGATGCTTGAGGCGATGTGTGGCCACGATCCCAAGGACAGCACCAGCGCCGATCTGGCAGTGCCGAATTTTGAGGCGATGCTGACCGGTGACATCAAGGGCAAGAAGATCGGTATCCCGCGTGAGTATCGCATGGATGGCATGCCTGCGGAGATTGAGAAACTCTGGTCTGAAGGGGCGGAGATGCTGCGCGCGGCAGGCGCCGAGATTGTCGATATCTCCCTACCGCACACCAAATACGCGCTGCCTGCTTATTACGTGATTGCGCCGGCTGAGGCCTCGTCGAATCTCGCGCGCTATGATGGCGTGCGCTACGGTCAGCGCGCCACGCTGGAGGCTGGCGATGGCATCACCGAAATGTACGAGAAAACCCGTGCTGCGGGCTTCGGTCACGAGGTGCAGCGCCGCGTGATGGTGGGCACCTATGTGCTCTCTGCAGGTTTCTATGACGCCTATTACAACCGCGCCCGCAAGGTCCGCACCCTGATCAAGAAGGACTTTGAGGATGTCTTTGCCCAAGGCATCGACGCGATCCTGACGCCAGCCACGCCCTCTGCCGCCTTTGGCTTGGGCGAAATGATCGACGCGGATCCGGTGCAGATGTACCTCAATGACGTCTTCACCGTCACCGTGAACCTAGCCGGTCTGCCGGGGATTTCGGTGCCTGCCGGTGTTGATGCGCAGGGGCTGCCGCTGGGGCTTCAGCTGATTGGCCGTCCCTGGGAAGAGGGCGATTTGCTGAATACAGCCTATGCGCTGGAAGAGGCTGCCGGATTTGTGGCCAAGCCCGGGCATTGGTGGTAA
- a CDS encoding metal-dependent hydrolase, protein MKIIWLGHSSFRIETAGQVLLVDPWLTGNPMLRDDQHEAAIAGATHIILTHAHFDHVIDVLALARRLTVPIVGQYDLMGIWGETEDVTTIGFNKGGTVNLDGPNLAMVPASHSSTFATQDGLRTAGSEVGYMLMSEGKTLYISGDTGLMADMDWMGDYYKPEIGILSAGGHFTMDMAQTAYAAKRYFKFKTLIPCHYRTFPILEQSAEKLAEALPDVTVIEPQVLEAITL, encoded by the coding sequence ATGAAGATTATCTGGCTGGGCCATAGCAGCTTTCGCATCGAGACCGCAGGACAGGTTCTGTTGGTGGACCCCTGGCTGACCGGCAACCCGATGCTGCGCGACGACCAACATGAGGCCGCTATCGCAGGCGCCACGCACATCATTCTGACCCATGCCCATTTTGACCATGTCATTGACGTACTGGCGCTGGCACGGCGGCTGACTGTGCCAATTGTGGGCCAATATGATCTGATGGGCATCTGGGGCGAGACCGAAGATGTGACCACCATCGGCTTCAACAAGGGCGGTACCGTAAATCTGGACGGGCCGAACCTCGCCATGGTTCCGGCCTCGCACAGCTCCACCTTTGCGACACAGGATGGGCTGAGGACGGCTGGCAGCGAGGTGGGCTATATGCTGATGAGCGAAGGGAAAACGCTCTATATCTCTGGCGATACCGGGCTTATGGCGGATATGGACTGGATGGGCGATTACTACAAACCTGAGATCGGCATTCTGAGCGCTGGTGGGCATTTCACCATGGATATGGCGCAGACGGCCTATGCGGCGAAGCGGTATTTCAAGTTCAAGACGCTGATCCCCTGCCACTACCGCACCTTCCCGATCCTGGAGCAGAGCGCCGAAAAACTGGCGGAGGCGCTGCCGGATGTGACGGTGATTGAACCGCAGGTGCTCGAGGCGATCACCCTATAA
- a CDS encoding Bax inhibitor-1/YccA family protein produces MAQFDTIRSTAGARSAEIDAGLRAHMNKVYGTMAVGTFITFLAAWAISGLAVTTDPANAAAQLSADKYLTSLGYALYGSPLKWVIMFAPLAFVFGISAGINRMSAATAQLVFYVFATVMGLSISSIFLVFTGQSIIQVFLITSIAFAGLSLVGYTTKKDLSAMGAFLIMGLIGLIVASIVNMFLASSAMAFAISVIGVLIFAGLTAYDTQKIKTTYLQMAHTGDQEWLGKAAIMGALSLYLDFINLFMMLLQLLGNRE; encoded by the coding sequence ATGGCACAGTTTGACACCATCCGATCCACAGCGGGCGCACGCTCTGCGGAGATCGATGCGGGCCTGCGCGCCCATATGAACAAGGTCTACGGCACCATGGCCGTAGGCACATTCATTACATTTCTGGCTGCCTGGGCCATCTCTGGCCTGGCGGTTACCACGGACCCGGCCAATGCCGCAGCCCAGCTGAGCGCTGACAAATATCTGACCAGCCTTGGCTACGCACTCTATGGGTCGCCGCTGAAGTGGGTGATTATGTTCGCGCCGCTGGCCTTTGTGTTCGGCATCAGTGCCGGCATCAATCGCATGTCCGCGGCCACCGCTCAACTGGTGTTCTATGTCTTTGCCACAGTGATGGGTCTGTCGATCAGCTCCATCTTCTTGGTGTTCACAGGACAGTCGATTATTCAGGTGTTCCTGATCACCTCCATCGCCTTTGCCGGTCTGTCCCTGGTTGGTTACACCACCAAGAAAGATCTCTCGGCCATGGGCGCTTTCCTGATCATGGGTCTCATCGGTCTGATCGTAGCATCAATCGTCAACATGTTCCTGGCGTCTTCTGCCATGGCATTTGCGATTTCGGTTATCGGTGTGCTGATCTTTGCAGGTCTTACGGCCTATGACACCCAGAAGATCAAGACAACTTATCTGCAGATGGCCCACACCGGTGATCAAGAATGGCTTGGAAAAGCCGCCATCATGGGCGCGCTGAGCCTCTATCTGGACTTCATCAACCTCTTCATGATGCTGCTCCAGCTGCTTGGAAACCGCGAATAA
- a CDS encoding DUF1127 domain-containing protein has protein sequence MTYMDNSLRSTSCAPRRSILATVAHALAVWRERRMLAQLDSSALEDMGISPRDAEAEARRPIWDAPNNWTR, from the coding sequence ATGACCTATATGGACAACAGCCTGCGCTCCACCTCCTGCGCCCCCCGTCGCTCGATCCTGGCAACTGTGGCGCACGCGCTGGCCGTCTGGCGTGAACGCCGGATGCTGGCGCAACTGGATTCCTCCGCGCTTGAGGACATGGGCATCAGCCCACGCGACGCCGAGGCAGAAGCCCGCCGTCCGATCTGGGACGCTCCAAACAACTGGACCCGCTAA
- a CDS encoding NADPH:quinone oxidoreductase family protein, whose translation MRAYSVSSFDILPTIAEVDVRSPKSGEVAVAIHACGLNFADLLLLRGKYQDTPDLPFVPGLELAGVIEAVGTDVDGLAVGDRVAVFSGQGGLAETGVFPADRVTRIPDEMSFADAAAFQITYGTGLVALDHCARLQPGETLLVTGAAGGVGLTAVEIGKRLGARVIAHARGAEKLAVAKAAGADHLIDASEDLRQSVKDLGGADVVYEAIGGEVWQAAFRATNPGGRLLPIGFAGGEVPQIPANHLLVKNLSVIGFYFGGYLKSHPAVIRGAIERLLQWYREGSLRPHISHRLPLDQVSEGLDLLRSRQATGKVVIMIRPDQR comes from the coding sequence ATGCGCGCCTACAGTGTTAGCAGCTTCGACATCTTACCAACTATCGCAGAGGTTGACGTTAGATCACCGAAAAGCGGAGAGGTTGCAGTTGCAATACACGCCTGTGGGTTGAATTTTGCAGATCTTCTTCTGCTTCGTGGCAAATATCAGGACACCCCGGACCTGCCCTTTGTGCCGGGATTGGAACTCGCCGGTGTTATCGAAGCGGTTGGCACGGATGTGGATGGGCTGGCCGTGGGCGATCGGGTAGCGGTGTTTTCCGGTCAGGGCGGTCTGGCCGAGACCGGGGTTTTCCCAGCCGATCGGGTCACGCGCATCCCGGATGAGATGTCCTTTGCCGATGCGGCGGCGTTCCAGATCACCTATGGCACCGGGCTTGTGGCCCTTGATCACTGCGCACGGCTTCAGCCGGGGGAGACCCTGCTGGTCACCGGCGCTGCCGGCGGTGTCGGGCTGACAGCTGTTGAAATTGGCAAACGTCTGGGCGCGCGGGTGATTGCCCATGCCCGTGGTGCTGAAAAACTGGCCGTGGCCAAGGCGGCGGGTGCGGATCATCTGATCGACGCCAGCGAAGATCTGCGCCAGTCGGTCAAGGATCTGGGCGGCGCGGATGTGGTCTATGAGGCGATTGGCGGCGAGGTCTGGCAAGCGGCCTTTCGCGCCACCAACCCCGGCGGGCGGTTGTTGCCCATCGGCTTTGCCGGCGGTGAGGTGCCACAGATCCCGGCGAACCACCTGCTGGTGAAGAACCTCAGTGTGATCGGCTTCTACTTCGGCGGCTACCTCAAGAGCCATCCCGCGGTGATCCGCGGCGCTATAGAACGGTTGCTTCAGTGGTACCGTGAAGGCTCGTTGCGCCCGCATATCAGCCATAGGCTACCGCTGGATCAAGTCTCCGAGGGTTTGGATCTGCTGCGCAGCAGACAGGCCACGGGCAAGGTGGTGATCATGATCCGACCGGATCAGAGATAA
- a CDS encoding GNAT family N-acetyltransferase, protein MDLIDISHEDAHHLIPLLQDLHALHVAHQPDRYPAAPDDAALTRWLTEWLSETSVTARAAVSPQGSVMGYMIYGIEQRPALPVRRAETRAMLHHIAVSESWRRMGVGSALIADLKRAVAAQGIQIVATTYAPFNSASAALMARMGLKPVNVMAEWRG, encoded by the coding sequence ATGGATCTGATCGATATTTCCCACGAAGACGCCCACCACCTGATCCCCCTGCTGCAGGACCTGCATGCGTTGCATGTGGCCCATCAGCCCGACCGCTACCCGGCAGCCCCGGACGACGCCGCATTGACCCGCTGGCTGACGGAGTGGCTGAGCGAGACCAGTGTGACCGCCCGCGCTGCGGTCAGCCCGCAGGGCAGCGTGATGGGCTATATGATCTATGGGATTGAACAGCGCCCTGCGCTGCCTGTGCGCCGGGCTGAAACCCGCGCAATGCTGCATCACATCGCCGTATCAGAAAGCTGGCGACGTATGGGCGTCGGATCCGCGCTGATCGCGGATCTGAAGCGTGCCGTGGCAGCCCAAGGCATCCAGATAGTTGCCACCACATATGCACCGTTCAACAGCGCCTCCGCCGCGCTGATGGCCCGTATGGGGCTGAAGCCGGTGAATGTAATGGCCGAGTGGCGTGGCTGA
- the rpmG gene encoding 50S ribosomal protein L33, producing the protein MAKPTTIKIRLNSTAGTGHFYVTKKNARTMTEKMVVRKYDPVVRKHVEYKEGKIK; encoded by the coding sequence ATGGCGAAGCCGACCACAATCAAGATCCGCCTGAACTCGACCGCGGGCACGGGCCACTTCTACGTGACCAAGAAAAACGCACGCACCATGACCGAGAAAATGGTTGTGCGTAAGTACGACCCGGTCGTGCGCAAGCACGTTGAATACAAAGAAGGCAAAATCAAATAA
- a CDS encoding DNA-3-methyladenine glycosylase I, which translates to MSKEFLAPDGQLRCGWAGSAPEFLAYHDHEWGYPVADDKRLFEKICLESFQSGLSWRTILAKRENFRAAFAGFDWSQVARFGPQDVDRLLQDAGIIRHRGKIEAVINNARRAEDMVAEEGSLAAFFWSYEPGPDEQVSPQTASITPQSIALSKELKKRGWKFVGPTTCFAFMQAMGLVNDHATDCICRKKAAQARAAFTSPAVRQAG; encoded by the coding sequence ATGAGCAAGGAATTTCTGGCACCTGACGGGCAGTTGCGCTGTGGGTGGGCAGGATCCGCCCCGGAGTTTCTCGCCTATCATGATCACGAATGGGGCTATCCGGTTGCGGATGATAAGCGCCTATTTGAGAAGATCTGCCTGGAGAGTTTTCAGTCAGGCCTGAGCTGGCGCACCATTCTGGCCAAACGCGAGAATTTCCGGGCAGCTTTCGCGGGGTTCGACTGGAGCCAGGTCGCCCGGTTTGGCCCTCAGGACGTGGATCGCCTGTTGCAGGACGCAGGCATCATCCGCCATCGCGGCAAGATCGAAGCGGTGATCAACAATGCCCGCCGCGCTGAGGACATGGTTGCGGAGGAAGGATCGCTCGCCGCGTTTTTCTGGAGCTATGAACCCGGCCCGGATGAACAGGTGTCGCCGCAGACGGCCTCCATCACGCCGCAGTCGATTGCGCTGTCGAAGGAGCTGAAAAAACGCGGCTGGAAATTTGTCGGACCCACCACCTGTTTTGCCTTCATGCAGGCGATGGGGCTGGTGAATGACCACGCAACAGACTGTATCTGCCGGAAAAAGGCCGCCCAGGCCCGCGCCGCCTTCACCTCCCCCGCAGTGCGGCAGGCGGGCTGA
- a CDS encoding LysR family transcriptional regulator: MRNLDITTLRSFVAVADNGGVTRAAGFLHLTQSAVSMQLKRLEELLGLQLLDRSGRTIALTASGEQLLAYARRMVALNDEVIGRLTDQAYEGEIVLGVPHDIVYPAIPQVLQRFNASFPRVKVQLISSYTRSLKEQFSRGECDLILTTETTTSENGETLAERPLCWIGAPNGSTWRQRPLKLAFGRYCTFRPKVVGALDAAGISWEMVVETDSDRTIEATVSADLAIHTMIEGTEPPHLVQIDHGGNLPELPVQLINLYGAETSGSPMVSELAFLVRKAFQNISAPLAAAQTHWTAA, translated from the coding sequence ATGCGGAATCTCGATATCACCACGCTGCGCTCCTTTGTGGCGGTTGCGGATAATGGCGGGGTGACCCGTGCCGCCGGTTTTCTGCATCTGACCCAGTCTGCGGTATCCATGCAGCTGAAACGGCTTGAGGAGCTGTTGGGCCTGCAACTGCTGGATCGCTCTGGCCGGACGATTGCGCTGACGGCTTCGGGGGAGCAGCTGCTGGCCTATGCGCGGCGGATGGTAGCACTGAATGACGAGGTGATCGGGCGGCTCACCGATCAGGCCTATGAAGGCGAGATTGTCCTTGGGGTGCCGCATGACATTGTCTACCCGGCGATCCCGCAGGTGCTACAGCGTTTCAATGCGTCGTTCCCACGGGTGAAGGTGCAGCTGATCTCCAGCTATACCCGCTCTTTGAAGGAGCAATTCTCGCGCGGCGAATGTGATCTGATCCTGACCACGGAGACCACCACCTCGGAAAATGGTGAGACACTGGCAGAGCGCCCGCTCTGCTGGATTGGCGCCCCCAACGGCTCCACCTGGCGGCAGCGTCCGCTGAAACTGGCCTTTGGCCGTTACTGCACCTTCCGGCCCAAGGTGGTGGGCGCGCTGGATGCGGCTGGGATCTCCTGGGAGATGGTGGTGGAAACCGACAGTGACCGTACGATTGAGGCGACTGTCAGCGCCGATCTTGCGATCCATACTATGATTGAGGGGACCGAGCCGCCGCATCTGGTGCAGATCGACCACGGCGGCAATCTGCCGGAGCTGCCGGTTCAGTTGATCAACCTCTATGGTGCGGAGACCTCAGGCTCCCCCATGGTGAGCGAGCTGGCGTTTCTTGTGCGCAAGGCGTTTCAGAACATCAGCGCTCCGCTGGCCGCAGCGCAGACGCATTGGACCGCTGCCTGA
- a CDS encoding N-acetylmuramoyl-L-alanine amidase, with protein MTPPPISADTGTDAIWHPSPNFNARRNDLRPHLIVLHYTAMDSAEAALERLCDPQYEVSAHYLIGADGTLWQMVREADRAWHAGAGEWCGQEDINSRSIGIELDNRGDHPFSAPQMTRLETLLSAILQRWAISPTGVIGHSCMAPGRKSDPGPRFDWARLARQGLAAPVPKVTGAEPAIAQEPCAGMDHFRALARARGFTADVDDATLLQAVRLRFRPWQRGPLSDVDVQLLLPDNP; from the coding sequence ATGACCCCTCCGCCGATCTCTGCTGACACCGGGACGGATGCCATCTGGCATCCCAGTCCCAATTTCAATGCGCGCCGCAATGATCTGAGGCCGCATTTGATTGTGCTGCATTACACCGCGATGGACAGTGCCGAGGCCGCATTGGAGCGGCTCTGCGACCCGCAGTACGAAGTTTCCGCCCACTACCTGATCGGCGCTGATGGAACGCTGTGGCAAATGGTGCGCGAGGCGGATCGCGCCTGGCATGCGGGCGCAGGTGAGTGGTGCGGGCAGGAGGATATCAATTCGCGCTCTATCGGGATCGAACTCGACAATCGGGGGGATCATCCATTTTCCGCGCCGCAGATGACCCGGTTGGAAACGCTCCTGAGCGCCATCCTGCAACGTTGGGCGATCTCGCCGACAGGGGTGATCGGTCATTCCTGCATGGCGCCCGGCCGCAAATCTGATCCCGGTCCGCGTTTTGACTGGGCGCGTCTGGCCCGACAGGGGCTTGCGGCGCCTGTCCCTAAGGTCACGGGGGCTGAGCCCGCCATCGCGCAGGAACCCTGCGCGGGGATGGACCACTTTCGCGCCCTTGCGCGGGCGCGCGGCTTCACCGCAGATGTCGATGACGCTACCCTGCTGCAGGCGGTGCGTCTCAGGTTTCGGCCCTGGCAACGCGGACCGTTGAGCGACGTGGATGTCCAACTGCTTCTGCCTGACAATCCCTGA